A genome region from Pseudomonas anguilliseptica includes the following:
- a CDS encoding LemA family protein, translated as MSISTLIILAVVAALIFYVIGIYNQLVTLRNRFQNAFAQIEVQLKRRYDLIPNLVETAKGYMAHERETLEAVIAARNNAVTGLKAAAAQPGNAQSMAQLGGAEGLLNSALGRLNVTLEAYPDLKASANMQQLSEELSSTENKVAFARQAFNDAVMAYNTYKQGFPPVLLAASFGHAQDASLLEFADSAAIQEAPKVSF; from the coding sequence ATGTCCATCTCCACGCTGATTATCCTGGCGGTTGTTGCCGCGCTGATCTTTTACGTGATTGGCATCTACAACCAGCTGGTGACCTTGCGTAACCGCTTTCAGAACGCCTTTGCGCAGATCGAGGTGCAGCTCAAGCGCCGTTATGACCTGATCCCCAATCTGGTGGAAACCGCGAAGGGTTATATGGCCCATGAGCGGGAAACCCTAGAGGCGGTGATTGCCGCGCGTAACAACGCGGTGACCGGGCTCAAGGCCGCTGCGGCGCAGCCGGGTAATGCGCAGAGCATGGCGCAGCTGGGTGGGGCGGAAGGGTTGCTCAATAGCGCCCTGGGTCGCCTGAATGTCACGCTTGAGGCTTATCCCGACCTCAAGGCCTCGGCGAATATGCAGCAACTCAGTGAAGAGCTGAGCAGCACCGAGAACAAGGTGGCCTTTGCCCGTCAGGCCTTCAACGATGCGGTGATGGCCTACAACACCTACAAGCAGGGGTTCCCGCCGGTATTGCTGGCCGCCAGCTTTGGCCACGCCCAGGATGCCAGCCTGCTGGAGTTCGCCGACAGCGCGGCGATTCAGGAAGCGCCGAAGGTGTCGTTCTAG